Proteins co-encoded in one Mycobacterium mantenii genomic window:
- a CDS encoding DinB family protein produces MTDERNALREFLAFHQSAYFAVSHGLTDEQARSTPSVSALSIGGLIKHATGMQRSWMARVAAAPDAPPKDPRPFERIAEEFADQHVMRPDETLAGLLDAFEAQNATSLRLVETTDLDAPVPVPQDIPWFPKNQQAWSVRWVILHVINELARHAGHADIIRETIDGATMYELIAAREGWAIQGWVQPWKSSDSGPRPS; encoded by the coding sequence GTGACCGACGAACGCAACGCGCTGCGCGAATTCCTGGCGTTTCACCAGAGCGCGTATTTCGCGGTCAGCCATGGCCTCACCGACGAACAGGCCCGGTCCACGCCCTCGGTCAGTGCGCTGTCGATCGGCGGGCTGATCAAACACGCCACCGGGATGCAACGCAGCTGGATGGCGCGCGTCGCCGCCGCGCCGGACGCACCGCCGAAAGACCCCCGCCCGTTCGAGCGGATCGCCGAGGAGTTCGCCGACCAGCACGTGATGCGGCCCGACGAGACGCTGGCCGGGCTGCTGGACGCGTTCGAGGCGCAGAACGCGACGTCGCTGCGGCTGGTGGAGACCACCGACCTCGACGCCCCGGTGCCCGTTCCGCAGGACATCCCGTGGTTTCCCAAGAACCAGCAGGCCTGGTCGGTGCGCTGGGTGATCCTGCATGTGATCAACGAACTGGCCCGGCACGCCGGGCACGCCGACATCATCCGGGAGACCATCGACGGCGCCACCATGTACGAGTTGATCGCCGCGCGGGAGGGCTGGGCCATCCAGGGCTGGGTGCAGCCCTGGAAAAGCAGCGACAGCGGTCCGCGTCCGAGTTAG